A genome region from Ignavibacteriota bacterium includes the following:
- a CDS encoding proline dehydrogenase family protein, producing MHLLNKLVVASIPMVPRRVIRYFAGRYIAGETLPMAVTCVRQLNAEKVCATMDVLGEDISTRAEAIASRDSSIQVLHTIAREKLDSNLSIKLTSLGLKIDKAFCLENVREILRVAASYNNFVRVDMEDSTCTTDTIEVFLAAHREFPNTGIVVQAYLFRTEADVRALAAEKANFRLCKGIYKEAPAIAFQKREEVQDNYSKLLGIMFDAGCYVGIATHDTVLVDAAYAIIAKRGLRKDQYEFQMLLGVRPELRKRLVRDGHKVRLYVPFGEHWYGYSTRRFKENPAVAGYVFKALFTRNV from the coding sequence ATGCATCTGCTGAACAAGCTCGTCGTCGCCTCGATACCCATGGTGCCACGACGGGTCATCCGTTACTTCGCCGGACGGTACATCGCGGGGGAGACCCTCCCCATGGCGGTCACCTGCGTCCGGCAACTCAATGCTGAAAAAGTGTGTGCGACCATGGATGTTCTCGGCGAGGACATCTCCACCCGTGCCGAAGCGATCGCCTCCCGCGACAGTTCCATCCAGGTCCTCCACACCATTGCCCGCGAAAAACTCGATTCCAATCTCTCCATCAAACTCACGTCCCTCGGCCTGAAGATCGACAAGGCCTTCTGCCTCGAGAATGTGCGTGAGATCCTCCGCGTCGCGGCAAGCTATAACAATTTTGTCCGCGTCGACATGGAAGATTCCACCTGCACGACGGATACCATCGAGGTGTTCCTTGCCGCGCACCGGGAGTTCCCCAATACCGGGATCGTTGTGCAGGCGTATCTCTTCCGCACGGAAGCGGATGTGCGTGCGCTGGCCGCGGAGAAGGCGAACTTCCGCCTGTGCAAGGGCATCTACAAAGAGGCCCCTGCCATCGCCTTCCAGAAGCGGGAGGAGGTGCAGGACAATTATTCGAAGCTCCTCGGGATCATGTTCGATGCCGGGTGCTATGTGGGCATCGCGACGCACGACACCGTGCTGGTCGATGCCGCCTACGCGATCATCGCGAAGCGTGGCCTGCGAAAAGACCAGTATGAATTCCAGATGCTTCTGGGTGTGCGCCCTGAGCTCCGGAAGCGCCTGGTGCGCGATGGCCATAAGGTCCGCCTGTATGTGCCGTTCGGTGAGCATTGGTATGGCTACTCCACCCGCAGGTTCAAGGAGAACCCGGCAGTCGCCGGCTACGTGTTCAAAGCGTTGTTCACGCGGAACGTCTGA